In one window of Candidatus Deferrimicrobiaceae bacterium DNA:
- a CDS encoding MarR family transcriptional regulator, translating into MKISDTKIDRSNLLYHLGLLTRRWRQALDREFRAAGLTDATWRPLLHLKHLGDGVRQKDLATSVGIEGPSMVRLIDTLVTKGLVLRSEDRTDRRAKRLCLTPEGQSIVARIKEIEAPLENELLNSVSDVAIARFGRFILSLESTVNEVRNRGKR; encoded by the coding sequence ATGAAGATATCCGACACGAAAATCGATCGCAGTAACCTGCTCTACCATCTTGGGCTCCTGACACGACGCTGGCGCCAGGCTCTGGACCGCGAGTTTCGGGCTGCCGGACTGACGGATGCCACCTGGCGCCCCCTCCTGCATCTCAAGCACCTTGGTGACGGCGTTCGTCAGAAAGATCTGGCGACATCCGTCGGCATCGAAGGGCCTTCCATGGTCCGACTGATCGATACGCTTGTAACCAAGGGGCTGGTCCTGCGATCGGAAGATCGTACGGACCGTCGTGCGAAACGGCTCTGCCTGACGCCGGAGGGACAGTCGATCGTCGCCCGGATCAAGGAAATCGAGGCGCCTCTTGAAAACGAGTTGCTCAACTCCGTAAGCGATGTCGCCATCGCCCGGTTCGGGAGGTTCATCCTTTCTCTGGAATCGACCGTGAACGAAGTGCGGAATCGGGGGAAACGATGA
- a CDS encoding FUSC family protein, whose product MMRRNLHLLYHREWPRVVLATRGTVAAVAALAVAVLLKLECPYWAAMTALIVIQPTRGLLLEKSYYRLVGTAAGSVAGLMMLLSSRSPAMLTILLALWLAACVGAGNLQYGLSSYGAMVAGCTSAVIAMAGYNNPPHLHDLVFGRIAGIVIGIIVSTTVTLFFTHRRSKRELLDRLRAVTLANIEWVALLVRGGEEKELIALRQDILVEIADIEGAVDAAWAGSLDLKRRKRHIRELIVSLLALLETGKLAGDHLVRQDPGHTPWRESLARHLEDVALHLAEHGSTSPAVAEIRSVLSETSVHAPLLGETLGELINALQLLIDEWDTTTPETERPASATFIRHRDWQEAGRSAVRAAAAISAVGVVWHLTGWGAGPPMMMATSIMVSIFSTHDRPTVMLSHIFCGAAFGVASAFLCRLLLLPGTSDALTQAAISVPFLMAGMLALSHRKTALGAMDYMLFFLFVMQPGLPAVPAPAGFVLGGFACLGGIAVAILAFRFLLPIDPARRLRSILIAIVHDLNTMASADSLRLVEKCRARTHHRVLRMLANAGKLDHDLGAIVEGGLATLAIGRSLQRLRETEMADGISLVASGAIRETTSRLSAVVSRPGEILSVLEDVSKNLCKVMEAPHEDYWSSPAFNWVSPASGRKISALNASTSDT is encoded by the coding sequence ATGATGCGGCGCAACTTGCACCTGCTTTATCATCGCGAGTGGCCACGCGTCGTCCTTGCCACCCGGGGAACCGTTGCCGCTGTTGCTGCCCTGGCCGTCGCGGTCTTGCTGAAACTGGAGTGCCCTTATTGGGCGGCAATGACGGCGCTCATCGTCATCCAGCCGACTCGCGGGCTGCTCCTCGAAAAGAGCTATTACCGCCTGGTCGGCACCGCCGCCGGTTCGGTGGCCGGGTTGATGATGCTCCTCTCCTCCCGGTCACCGGCGATGCTGACGATCCTGCTCGCCCTCTGGCTGGCGGCGTGCGTCGGGGCCGGCAACCTGCAGTACGGTCTTAGCTCCTACGGCGCCATGGTGGCCGGCTGCACCAGCGCCGTCATTGCCATGGCCGGCTACAACAATCCACCCCACCTGCACGACCTGGTTTTCGGGAGAATCGCCGGCATCGTCATCGGGATCATCGTCTCGACGACGGTGACCCTGTTCTTTACCCACCGCCGCTCGAAACGCGAACTGCTGGACCGCCTGCGCGCGGTGACCCTGGCCAATATCGAATGGGTGGCGTTGCTGGTGCGTGGAGGCGAGGAAAAGGAACTGATCGCGCTGCGGCAGGATATCCTTGTGGAGATCGCGGATATCGAGGGCGCCGTGGATGCGGCCTGGGCCGGCTCTCTGGACCTCAAGCGCAGGAAGCGACATATCCGGGAGCTGATCGTCTCGCTGCTGGCGCTGCTGGAAACCGGCAAACTGGCCGGCGATCATCTGGTCCGGCAGGATCCCGGCCACACCCCCTGGCGGGAGTCCCTTGCCCGGCACCTGGAGGACGTTGCACTGCATCTGGCGGAACATGGATCAACCAGCCCCGCTGTTGCCGAGATCAGATCGGTCCTGTCCGAGACAAGCGTACACGCCCCCCTGTTGGGTGAGACGCTGGGCGAGCTGATCAATGCGCTGCAACTCCTCATCGATGAATGGGACACGACAACACCGGAAACCGAAAGACCGGCCAGTGCCACGTTCATACGACACCGCGACTGGCAGGAGGCAGGGCGGTCGGCAGTCCGGGCTGCGGCGGCCATATCCGCAGTCGGTGTCGTCTGGCACTTGACCGGCTGGGGGGCCGGCCCACCCATGATGATGGCAACGTCCATCATGGTCAGCATATTCTCGACGCACGATCGCCCGACGGTCATGCTTTCCCATATTTTCTGTGGTGCCGCGTTCGGCGTTGCATCGGCATTCCTCTGCCGGCTGCTCCTGCTGCCGGGAACCAGCGACGCGCTCACGCAGGCGGCCATCAGCGTTCCCTTTCTCATGGCCGGCATGTTGGCGCTCTCCCATCGCAAGACAGCTCTGGGGGCGATGGACTACATGCTTTTTTTCCTGTTTGTCATGCAGCCGGGGCTGCCTGCCGTTCCTGCGCCTGCCGGCTTTGTGTTGGGGGGATTCGCCTGCCTCGGAGGGATCGCTGTCGCCATCCTTGCCTTCCGCTTCCTGTTGCCGATCGATCCTGCCAGGCGTCTGCGCTCGATCCTGATCGCCATCGTCCACGATCTGAACACCATGGCTTCGGCAGATTCGCTTCGGTTGGTGGAGAAGTGCCGGGCCCGGACCCACCACAGGGTCCTGCGCATGCTCGCCAATGCCGGAAAACTGGATCACGATCTCGGGGCCATCGTGGAGGGGGGACTTGCAACGCTGGCCATCGGCAGGTCCCTGCAGCGCTTGAGAGAAACCGAGATGGCCGATGGAATTTCCCTTGTGGCCTCCGGCGCTATCCGGGAGACAACCTCAAGACTCTCGGCGGTCGTTTCGCGACCGGGAGAAATCTTGTCGGTACTGGAAGACGTGTCAAAAAATCTCTGCAAGGTGATGGAAGCCCCTCACGAGGATTACTGGAGTTCCCCCGCTTTCAACTGGGTTTCCCCTGCTTCGGGGCGAAAAATCAGCGCATTGAATGCGTCTACTTCAGATACTTGA